The Equus quagga isolate Etosha38 chromosome 19, UCLA_HA_Equagga_1.0, whole genome shotgun sequence DNA segment CCTGCACAGCCAAAGGGAGGTCAACGGCTCGAACTTGGGGCTTCAAGCCCTCTGAGGTCGAGGGGACCTGGAGAGGATGGAAGCTTCGGCTTCCCTGACATCAGAACCCCGCCCCCCACGGCTCATGACCCGGGCAGGCAGCTCCACCGGGCCTGCTCCCCTCATGGCCCTGGGGAGACCTCAGGCCACCCAAAAACAGATCCTACGGGGAGAGAGTTCTTTCCTCCACTGAGCCGAGGCCTGGCTCCTGGTAACCACGGCCAGCGCTGCTTGTTGTACAGGAGCCCCCCCTGATCCACGGCGGGCaccttccaagacccccagtggacgCCTGAAACtacagatagtactgaaccctacgGAGACCATGTTTCTTTCTATAGCTACCTACcttgataaagtttaatttataaattaggctcagtaagagattaacaataaaacagaacaattataacaagaCACTGTACTTAGTTATATGCATGTGGTCTCAGAACATCCCTGGGTACTGCCCTCACCCACGTGACGGGAGACGACATGCCTACGTGAGGAGATGACGTGGGGTGAGGACGTAGCATTATTTTTGGACCGCAGTTGACCTTGGGTAACTGAAAGGGAAACTGCGGATAATGGGGGACCACTGcactagcacagggcctgacccCCCGGGGAAGCTCAGTGTGCtaactgaggaacagagaagcCCCTGCTGTGGCTTCAGCTCCACCCAGTGGGAACTCATGTGGTTCCTCCGGACAGCTCTTCACATATTCGGCTTCTGCGGGAGCATCTGTTGCATGAACCCCAGTATCAATTCTCCCCTTAGTTAGTAGCACAATCCCCAGTTCTGATCTGGGCACGTGGTTCTCCAGAACAGGCCACAGTGCCCAGCCTTCCCGGCAGCTGGGAGCTCCCTCTTCCTCCGACCCCGTGCCTCTGCCTTCTGCCCGACCAATGGCACGTGACAAGTGTCAAGTGTTCTTCAAAGGAGAGGCATGTTCtccaccccttcctccttcctgctggctgaAAGGCAGATATGATGGCTGAAGCtcaagcagccatcttggaccatgaggtaGAAGCCATGTATTGAAAACGGCACACGGCAAAAAGCTAAAAGCCTTCCAtcccagcctcccaggcccaGGCTAGTTCTCTCCCATCTTTGTTAACCTGAGAACTCCTCTCTTATATAAgccagttatttttaaatttcgtTTTATACTATATGCAACTAAatctaatccttttttttttttttttgaggaagattagccctgagctaacatctgctgccaatcctcctctttttgctgaggaagactggccctgagctaacatccatgcccatcttcctctactttttatatgtgggacacctgccacagcatggcttgacaagcggcgccatgtccacacccgggatctgaaccagtgaaccctgggccgccaaggcgaatgtgcacacttaaccgctgcgccacggggccggccccccctttttttttttcaatttaaagatttttttttaattgtttttatttttccttcttctccctaaagccccccagtacatagttgtattttctagttgtggtTCTTCTGGTtatgccatgtgggacaccgcctcagcatggcttgacgagcagtgccacgcccgtgcccaggatctgaagcagcaaaaccctgggccactgaagaagagcgTGAGAActcaatcactcagccacagggccagcccaaacctaaaattgttcttttttttttccttcttcttcaccccaaagccccccagtacacagttgtatcttctagttgtggtccttctggttgtggcatgtgggacgccacctcagcatggcttgatgagcagtgccacgtccgtgcccaggatctgaaccagcaaaaccctgggctgccgaagcggactgcacgaacttaaccattcggccaaggggccggccccctaatccTTCTTGATAAAGCTCCTCAAGGCCCCAACCCTGAGGACCCACAGGATggggagcaggagaaagaaaggatcCAGGCatgggggatggagagaggggctctggggagaaaagacaAGTTCTCCAGAAGGTTCTATTCCACCACTCCTGATCCTAGGATTGGCAAAAATCCCTGTGACTCACCTTCCTTGGTCTGATAGAAGAACTGATGGCACACAGGAGAGAGCAGATGAGAATTTAATACTAGTTATCAGCACAAATGGTAGACGTAAATTGTAAACAACCTCACGtcactgggggtgggagaagagacCCGGGTCAGGCAGACAGACAGCAGTAGCTGCGAACAAACACAGCAGGTGCGACAGAAGTGGATCGTGCACATGGCCTCATTTCAGCCGCGGGGCAGCCCTAAGAGGTAGTTATCTTGTGTCATCTCACAGACagggaaacagacccagagaggtcAGCCCAGCGAGGAGCTCACGCGGTGGCCGAGTGGCAGAGGCAGCATTCAAACCCAAGCCCTGCTGTGCGCGCTCCCCCTGGGCCCAGCTGTTCCGCTCACAGGGCCCTGAAGTCAGGGCGAGGCTCCCACTGCTGCCCTGggctgagaagcagaaccacCTGGAGAGCGCGCTAACAGGTCCCACCTTCTGCCCAGGACAGAGGCGGCCCAGTGGAGCGAGGCACCCCACCCCAAGCACAGGCGAGAACAGGAAGGCAGCAGGAAGAGCAAGTGGAAGGAGCTGATAAGCCAGGTCACAGGGCCTCCCAGTCACAGGCCCTGAGCTTCGAGTTCCCAGGCCCAGGCGTGGCCTTCAGCCATCAGCAGCCGGTGGGTTCTAACGGTGGCATGGGAGAGCGCCTGTCCAACGGGCTGCTCCTGGCAGGCCCACAGACCgcagctccctgctccctctcctcaggaGCCTCCCGCACGCAGGGCTGGGCAGCACCTGCAGCTGTGCTCTGGTCAGCCTGACCCTCTTCTGCACTAGTCCACGAGCTTCCCCAGGGCTGAGGGCACGTCGCTCCCCTTTGCAGTCCTGGTGTTAGGGCCCAACGTGGTTCCCCTAACCAGGGCACAACCCGAAACTGCTGTGCTCCAGCCCCAGAATCAGAGGGACCCTAAGTGGCAAAAGGGGTCTGACGATGCTCCAGAACAAGTGCTCTGGTTGTCGTCACTGGAGCCTCATCTTCCTGCCGCAGGGGGCCTGGATTCTGCCGACAGCCCTGCCGGGTCAGGGCAGCAAGGGATGTGAAAGTGAGCTTCACCCAAAGATCCTTCTGGAAGGAGCATGAACAAATGGCAGCCCTTAGCCCAGCTGGCCCCCTGAGGGCTCTGCTCTGAAAGGGCCACACCTGCAGGCGAGTGAGAGGCATCTTCTCTAGAAAGGACTACTCACTCACTCCCTCCTTGGTAGCTCTGGCAGGGAGCTGACGGAAGCGGGGGAAGCTGCCCGAGTTTGGGGCTGGGGAATGTGCCAGGACTCATGTCCTCCCACCACTTCAATTTCAGCCAGGAGAGAGGGGCCAAGGAGGAGGACAGGCCCCGAGTCTCAGCCAGGACAGGGCAGAGCAGACCCTGCTCGCCCACCTGCCCCGCCGTGCACCGTTCAGAGCAGCGGGTAGACTCTGCACTCGACCAGCAGCTACGCTGGCCTTCATCCCTGTTTAAGGACCTGGACCTACCACCACCTTTTCACACCCCGGGGGAGATCTGCTGAGAGTGAGGATGGACCCACTCCCCAACTGTCTCCACCACCCCAGGGGCCTGCCCTTGGCACGGGGCATCAGGGCTGGGGACAAACACAAAACAAGTGCACTTAGTTTCACAAATCTGATGCAGGCCCCAGGGGGAGACATTTGGGAAGATGCCCAAACTTAGTCCCAGAGGCTCCTGGGGGAGGCCGGCTCTCAGCTGCCTGCTCCTTCAGGCTCCAAGCCCCAGGCTGCAGCTGTGGCGTCACTGGCTCGGTGCAGGCTGGGTTGCGGGGACAGCCAAGCTGAGACAGGACAGGTCCCCGCAGCCCCGGCTGGAGCCCAGCCTGGCTCTCTGGCTCACTCCCCGCCGTGCCGGGCTTTGCCAGTCAGCCGGCGGCGCTGGCTCTTGCTGGTACGAGTGGCACTCGGGGGCTTCTTGGTGGAGTCCTGGGCCCGTCGGGGGTGTTTCCTCTTGACCTTTTTGCGACTGTGTGCGTGCAGTGATGCCGTGAGAGAGGAGATcctgtgggagggtgggaggctggTGAGGCTGGGGCCTGTTTACCCTGGGGAACAGGGCAGGGGTGGAAGGTTGTGCAGTGGGGTGACCGATGGCCCGGCTCACGGAGGGGAAGTCAGGACATGCCCCGAATGCTGGGAGTACCAAATCCATCCCAGAGGCCACCTGCTCGGACCCAGAGGGCCACCAGTGACTCAGCTTGTAGAGAAAGGCCCCCAGCCTAGCACTAAGGGCACCAGGGCCAAACTTCTCAGGGGGTGCACGCAGGAGGCAGTGAAGAGGGACCGAGGACCAGTTGACAACAGAGCAGAGGGCTGTTCCGGGCCCCACCTGTCCCACACCACCCAGCATGGGCCAGCGAGAGGTGACTCTGCAGGACCGGTCACCAATGCCAGCCATGAGGGGCAGgctcagaggggaggagaggcaggggctcACCGCTGGGAGAGCAGGGGGTCCCTGGACTTCCTGGGTAAGGCTCTGGTCGGCTTCTCCACGGACGCCGCCTCCTCCTCAGACCCGTGCCCAGCCCCTTGCTGAAAAAGCACAGGACAAGACTGTCACAGAGAGCGGTGGATcgagagggctgggctgggcaatCACGCCTCCGTCAAGTCGGGGCAAAACCTGTCACCTCCCCGGCCTGGGTCAGGGCTTCCAGAAGGCCGTGGGCAGAAAAGCCATGGATGCGCGGAGGTGGGGATGGCCCAGGGCACAGCTGTGTTTCAAAGACCTCCTCTGCCTCAGCTCAGAGCAGACTCCCCGGCACTCACACAGAGAGCGCTCTGACACAGGGACACGGAGAGAGCTCTGACACGGGGACAAGGAGAGAGCTCCAACACGGGGACATGGAGAGAGCTCTGACACGGGGACAAGAAGGAGAGAGCTCTGACACGGGGACAAGAAGGAGAGAGCTCTGACACGGGGACAGGACTTGCCTCTGCACTGGACCTTACTGAAGAACCAGCACGAAACAGGAGAGGGTGAAATCAGTAAGGATGCGACACAGCAGTGGCTCTGGGGCTTAAGGACACTGTGACCCAGGACAGGAAATGTGGCTTGCCTTGTACCGTACATGTACATGTGTGTAAATTCCTACACAACCAGATGCAACCTTAACTGAAACAAGCGTTTCACGAGACAACACTTTCTGTGATGCTTTCTGAGATCTTTATGATattgctcttttttgtttgtttgtgtaaagttggcacctgagctaacaactgttgccaatctttttttttcccctgcttcttctccccaaatcccccccgtacatagttgtggtttttttttgaggaagattagccctgagctaacatctgctgccaatcctcctctttttgctaaggaagactggccctgagctaacatccatgcccatcttcctctactttatatgtgggatgcctgccacagcatggcttgccaaacggtgccatgtccgcacccgggatccgaactgatgaactcgaggccgctgaagcggaatgtgcccatttaactgctgcgccaccaggccggccccaatatagttgtgtattttcagtcgtgggtccttctagttctggcatgtgggacgccgcctcagcatggcctgatgagcagtgccatgtccgcgcccaggatccgaactggtgaaaccctgggccgccgaagcggagtgcgcgaacttaaccactcagccacggggctggcccgttcttcttttttttaatgctggctGAAACCTGCTAATGACTCACAACCCATAGGTTGAAAACTCACTGTCAGTGCACACAGACGTGCCGTGTTATTGCTGTGTATCACGCAATGGGAGTGACCACGGTAAACAGCTCTCGTAAGGGTTTCTCATGGATTAACCACttttatcctcacagcaaccccacGAGGCAGCTGCCATCATGAGCAACCCCAATTTACTGATGCAGGGAAGCAGGCACAGCAAAGACACCTGCCcgaaaatgcaaatgaaaccaCAGGGAGACATCACCTCACGGCCATCAGAGTGGCTGTTACCAACAAGACAGGGAAGAACACGTGCTGGCGAGGGTGTGCAGAAAGGGAACCCTCGTCcaccgctggtgggagtgcaaaccagtgcggccactgtggaaaactgtagggaggttcctcaaaaaatcaaaaatagaaacaccatatgatccagctatcccactactgggtattcatccaaagaaaatgaaacactaacTTGAAAGGACATATACACCTCCACGTTCcctgcggcattattcacaacagccaacaTGGAGATAACCTAAGGTCCAccgatggatgagtggataaagaacaCATGGTATATAcacccaatggaatactacgcagccataaaaaggatgaagtcttgccatttgcaagaaTATGGAAGGAACTTGAGGTCATTaggctaagagaaataagccaaatgtagaaagccaaataccatatgacttcactcataagtagaagataaaacaacaaatgaACGAACACATAGAGAACAGAtcggctaccagaggggaaggatgGGGGGAGTGCGAAAGGGGTAAAGCTGCACGTGTGTGCGGTGATGGGTGGCAACTAGACTCTTGGTGATGAATACGATACAGTctatacaaaagctgaaatataatgatgtgcacctgaaatttatataatgttataaaccaaagtgacctcaataaaaaaataaattaaaaaaaaaagagagccagccctgacagcctagCGGTTGAAGTCTGGCGCTcaccgctttggcggcctgggttcattgCCTGGTCTCGGAACCACACCCCCTGTCTGTCAGCTGCCGTGCCGTGGCGGCGGCTCACAgaaagaactagaacaacttacaaccaggatatacaaccacaTACTGGAGCTTCggggaggaaggaaaacaaagagaacagatgttagctcacggtgaaatcttcccctgaaaaaaaaaaaagaaaagaaacctgccCAAGCTCCCAGGGCCACTCGGCGGTGGAGCTGGCCTCTGAAGGGAAAGGGCCCCTTGCACTGGAATCCCCATGACATGGACCAGTCCACAGCAACCCCCTGGCAGACCAGTCTGCCCCTGTCCCTTCTTCCCCAGGGCTGGGCATGAGACCCACCTCAGCTGAGGGCAGCCCGAGGAGCCGGGCCCCCGAGAGGTCCAGGTCGCTGATGGTGGTCACGGTGACAGTGTGGTTGGGGTGGTCGTACTGCACCGACTCTGTCTTTGCCGTCACCAGCCGGTCCAGTTCATCCGCCTCCTCTGTGCGGGGTGGGCACAGAACCAGGCGTCAGCCCCAGGGCACGAGCGAGCAggctccagccccctcccaggtCTGGAGGGCAATGGCCCCGCTGCTCTATGGGAGAGGACCCAGGAAGTCACGGGCTCCGGAGCCTGGCCTGCAGACAAATGGTCTGAGTGATCCAATTCCTCCTCTCAGTCTTTAGGGGACCTCAGACCCGGTCCCCACCTAGGACAAACCCCACATGACACCAGGAGCTGCTGCCGCCCGTTCCCCTCTACGCCCAGTCCCTCCAGGCCTCAGAAACCGGGCTTTCTGTTCAGGATCCATTTACCAAGAGGTTGGCGTCTCCTTCTCCTGGTCTCTGATCCATTCATGTTTAGAGGACCACCCTGGCCCCCAGGTCACCACCAAGTCCCCCAGAACTAGGGAAGTCAGCTTCTGTGCTGTCCCCATACCCCTCCCACTTACCAAGGAATTAGTAAACCCAGGCCCGCTGGCTATTCTCCAGATGGGGCCAAGGACAGGACTTACCCAGCGCCTCCTCTCTCTCCGCCAGCATCTTCAAGTATTCCTGGTGGCGCTGAAACCAAAGGGAAGGGACACAGCGAGTGTGgcctcagcccagccccaggcaggggcACTGCTCACCTCCAGGGTGAGACCACAGCTAGGAGTGAAAGACCAGGAGGTTTCACCCTAACCCTTCCCAGGCCCGGGCCCACAGTGTCTCTACTGGGACACACTGCTCCCCAGGCCTGCCCATACCTCCCCACATCCCTGCAGATGCCCCGATTCGGGCCATGAGAGGCTGCCAGTCCCCTGGGAGTCAGAGACTCTCTCCCGCCCTCCCCCTCCGCACCTCCTCCCGGAgcttcctctgctcctccttgAGGCGCTGCTTGATCTCCTCAATGGCTGCCTTCTTCCGCTCCACCTTCCGCTTGTGGAAGCCTGTTAGGTACTCCCTAcagggaagaggcaaggaagagtcAGGAGAGGGTCAGGAGGAGACACAAGGAAAGGGCTCGCTCCAGGAAGAGAAACACAGCTGCCACTGCTCCATGTGCAGACACCACGCCAAACACGCACACGTGTTAACTCACGTGATCCTCACCACAACCTCTGTAGTAGGTGCCAATCCCCATTTTACggaatgggaaactgaggcacagagaggcaaggttacctgcccaaggtcacagagagtgTAAGGTTGGGGAAAAGAGGGAGCGGCTGCCTCCCTCCACTAACTGCCCTCCAGGGCTTGCAGCTTCAAGCAACGGGGCCAGGTGGTGGGCATGGGTTGTGGGCTAGGGGCCCCTTCTAAATTGGCAAACTCCAATACCCAGTGAATTAAGCCACTTTTAGCGGGACTTTCAAGGCCACCCTCACTCAGACTTCCACAAACCCTCCACTGGGCCAACACCCCATTTCCCCAGGACCCTGCCCCCGGGACCACCTGTAGTGCCCGCTGACGCCGCCCTGGGTTCCTGATGATGCCCCAgcatttccctccctccccctaccTGATCCCAGCCCCTTCTCATCTCTCTAGTGTTGGCTGAACCGTTCCCGTCTGTTCCAGGGCCCAACACTAGGCTTTTCGTTGACCCACAACCATATGCCAAGGTGGCACTCTGGGGACATTTGATGGACCGGACGCTGAAGCTCAGGGTCCCGCTCAGGGGTCTCAAAGTTTGGCACACACACCGAAGGAGCTTAGTAAACGTCTGGAGAGTGAACAAACGAACTGAAGccactcatttcattcattcatcatccaGCAACAACAGCTGGGAGTCCGCCGCGTGCGGGACGCCgggcggggctgggcggggcTGGGGAGGTAGAAGCCACCTGCGCCCACCGAGCCGCGGCTCTCGGGCCACAACCCCTGCGAGTGTCTGGCAAGCCGGGGAGCCGGGACGCGAACAGCTGAACGAGTCCATGCcacggggcggggcagggggcggggccgcggccgaggggcggggccggAAGGGCCGTCCACGTGAGCGCGCGCCGCCGCACCTGGACTTGGCCATGCCCCGCGGCCCGAAAGGGatccagcccagccctggcacTCACCGCCGCTTCTCCTCGTCGAAGCTGAGAACGAGCCGCGGACGCCGGTCGTCGCCATCTCGCTGCTTCTTCTTGCTGCGGCCCATGGCGGAGAGGCCCGGGCGGCGCGACGCCCACCCGCCCGAGACACTTCCGGGTGCGGCGTTTTCACCCTTCCGGGGGCGCCTCGCCGCCGCGGTGCACCGCAGTTCCGCTCGCCAGGCTCCGCCTTTTAAAGgggccgccccgcccccaccccccacccccccacccccgcaatAACATGCGGATCCCTGCCCCCTCGGCGACTCGAAGCGGTACTCCCTCTCCTAGACTAGCACCGGTGAGAGCGAGGCCCCGAGGTCCCAGGGTACCTAGCACACGTAGGCGCTCAATGCAGAATTATTAGTGAATGGCCAAAGATGGCTGATCCTACTTTTGATTCTGATGTCAACTCGGTGGTGGTCTCCGAGAGCACGTTTCAGGAGCCAAACTAGCTGAATTAGAATCCTGGTACCCTAATTACAGCTGCATGGTCCTGGACCAgttgccctctctgtgcctccattaccatatttgtaaaatggggataattatagtgACTTTGTAGGGTTATTGTAGAGCGGTGGTGTTCAAAGTTTGGCATGCATCAGAATCCCTTGGGGGGCTTGCTGAAACCCGGGTCATGTGGCCCcaccccagaggttctgattcagctGGTCTGGACTGAGCCCCgtaatctgcatttctaacaagttttcaGGTGATGCTAATGTTGCTGGTCCACGGACCAAACTTTGAGAACTATGACTGTGAGGGGTAAATGAATTATGTAACGTGTATATAACATAATACGTGCCACACATCTTGCTACACAAGCCATCttccttccctgtgcctcagtttccccaagtatGGAATGGGGGTGTAATAACACCTCCTCTACTGAAAATGAGGGCACGCATGTGAAGGTATTCAGCAAAACAACACCCGAGGGGGAATCTTAGTGACTGGGATTGTATGCCTGAGTCCCCCATCCTCAACGCATCTGTGCCGGGTGCTGCAGACAAGCTGCTGCCCTTGCCTTCAAGGACTGGCGGTCCCGCAGGGCCGATGATCATCCGTCCAGGGGAGGAAAGCTGCACAGTGAGAAGCACAGGAGGCTGCAGGAGCTCAGGGTAGGCTCCCCCAGTgtggaaggcttcccagaggaggtgacccCAGAACTGGCTGACAGTGGAGATAGCAGAGGAATAAGAGACTCTTAGGACCCAACCCTCTCCTTTGATAAGTGACTGGAGCCCAGAGAGCAAGTAAGCACAGgtgtattgagtgcctactgtgtgccaggcacacagagaCGGGAACTGTTACCTCAGAGAGGGGAAGCCACTTGTCCAGGGTTACCCTGCTGCTCTGTAGCAAAGCTGGgacatgaacctgggccactggcCTCATGGCCCAgcaccctgggctgctggcctGAGGGATCACTCCCCCAGGAGCTAGCATGCCCCTCTGGAGGGCAAGATGCGGGCTCTGACATGAATCTGGGAAGGAGCCAAGCACACAGTGGGTGCATCTCTCCTTGGATGTTGAACCCATTCTGCGATGGTCGTCTGCCTGGGGACTCCGTGTTGGGGCTGAGAGGAACTTATCCTTCCAACCCTGAATGGTGGGGCCTCAGGGTGATGAACAACTGCCCCGCTTCCCCTCGCCCCTAATGGCTGTGCCCTAGCACACCGTGCCACCTTGGCACCCTCCCTCCGGGTAGAAGCATTGCCCAGCGAGCGACCCTCTGCAGCTGGGCTGCCTCCTCTGAGTTCCAGGCACTGAGTCTCTGGGCTGCTGTTTACGGGCTCCGCCCCTGGCCCAAACTGGctgtggaggaagagagggaagcagcTGCCTCCGGACTCCATAAGTCACAAACCTCCCtgggccccttccctccccagggtTCCTTCGTTCCATCTCCCGCTGTCCTGAGAATGTTTTCAGGCCCCACAGCCTCCCTGTGAGGTCGGCACTGCTTTAATATGTCATACaggtgaggaaacggaggctcagagagggcagggactGGACCAAAGTCACCCAGTGTCTAAGTGGGGCACAGTGCCACTCCCCGCTGCTGCCTTCTAGGTGGCGTGgctctgccctcccagagctTCCAGTCtggcacagagacagagatggagtgAGGGGACAGCTGCTCCTGCGGGACCTCATGTGGGTCCCTGCAGCCCACCCAGCCCAAGCTGCTGGCCACGCGGGGCTCAGGGAGGCCTCCCGGTGCAGAGTGAAGTCCGCCACCTCCAGCAGGCGCCATTGCTCCAAACTGTCCCTGGGGAGTTTCAGGTCCCCTCGCCCCAGGAAAGGAGACGAGGGtctgcccaccccacccaggtTCCAGAAGCTTGAGAGCCCTTTACAGCAGCTCACGGTCTAAACCACCCACCACCCTTTTGGGGTTGTTTCCtccatgaaattatttttatgtttattgagcacctactatgtgccaggcacagcaggAGATGGCACGTTCtcttaataaaaatgatgaagagGATGAGCCAAAAGAATACTAGCAGCTGCCATTTACTTAGCTCTGTACCCCATTATCTCTTTTGAGGTATGAGCCCCATtttactgaggctcagagaggtgcagtcacttgcccgaggtcacacaggcAAGAAGAGCAAGTGCTGAGGGTGGAGCCCAGATGGTCTAAGGGCTGGACTGACTTAATTCTCTGATCCCAGTTTCAGAGGCTCCTGGGATATGTCGAGTCTTAAAGGAGGTGAAGGAAACCAGCATTTGCAGAGCCCCAACTCTGTGCAGGCACCATGCGTTTCTCTACATCGTCTCACCTAATCCTTGCAGCATCCCCACAGGGTAGATGCTGGCATTAATGCAATTTGATAGACGAGGAAACTGACgttcagagaagttgagtaactgGTCCtaggagctggggtttgaactcaggtctgtctgactccgaGCCCAGTTTCCTCTGCCCTGCTGTAGTCCCAGTCCAGTACGGTGGGTGTTCAGCCAGCGTAGGGAGAATCAGTGCGGGTCAGCGGGGAGAATCAGTGCGGGTCAGCTGTGAGGACCAGAGAACAGCAGCCGAAGGGACACCTCCTGCAATGTCCAGCAGAGGGCGGCTCTCCACAGCCAGCCTTCCAGAGCTGTTTCTCTCTGGGTGGCCACGTGGGTGCCCCAGGAGAGCCTGGAGATTGGGTGCGGCTCAGGGCAGCCCCCAGCAtgtgccttccctcctccttggCCCCCTTGTAGAGAGGTGTCCCCCAGGGGACCCGCTGAGATGGGAGTCATCCACCCCAAAGGGCCCAGGTGCAAATAACGACCCctagtttatagatgaggaaactgaggctgggggtgAAGGAGAcctccccagggtcccacagcgGGTGCCGGCTGTCCTGGAGAGTGAGAGTCCCCaagccccaccccacacacacctcAGGAGGCAGTGCCCTGGGGTCATGGGGGAGCCCACTGAGGTTCCGATTCTGAGCTGTCTGGAATATTGGCCCAAGTCCCCAGGGCTGTTCCCGGGGAGGCGGGGCCCCAGCAGCAGACAGCGGGAAGGAAAAGGTACAGAGAGGCGGTCAGTCTGCGGGTGGCCCAGGCGTCAGCTCAGGCCCCATCCCTTGTGCTGAGTGAGTGTGACAGGCTGGGTCAAGCATTGCCCTCCAGGGGGCCAGAGCCTGGCTGGTCCTGGAAGACACGCCCTCTTTGGAacccaggagaggagaggccagCCCAGCGAGGAGTGAGTCTCCCACACTCTCAGGGAAGAGGCTGTGGGCAGCAGGAGGCCTCTGGGAGCCTGGAGGTTGGGTGGCCTGCCTGCTGCTACTTCTTGGTTCCCTGCAGGGGCTGGCATATCTGTCCCCACGCCCCCACACCCCATTTTCTCCTGTACAGAAACGGGCCAGCAATTGGTGCCAGGGCCGGCGTCCAATCTGTCTTCCCCGTGTTGGGCTGAGGGTCCTGCCCAGGGCCAGAGCCAGCGGTTTCCAGACCAGCATCCTGGCTGCCCTCACATGCCAGCATTGGGGTGTGCAGCTTGGGGAGCACCCTAGGGCTCAGCTGCGCCCGGCACAGACCAGGGAGTCGTTCACGTCATCACTCAGAGCCTGTTTCCTCCCCTTCAAATTGGGATAAGAGTGTCTCAAG contains these protein-coding regions:
- the NOL12 gene encoding nucleolar protein 12 — translated: MGRSKKKQRDGDDRRPRLVLSFDEEKRREYLTGFHKRKVERKKAAIEEIKQRLKEEQRKLREERHQEYLKMLAEREEALEEADELDRLVTAKTESVQYDHPNHTVTVTTISDLDLSGARLLGLPSAEQGAGHGSEEEAASVEKPTRALPRKSRDPLLSQRISSLTASLHAHSRKKVKRKHPRRAQDSTKKPPSATRTSKSQRRRLTGKARHGGE